In Edaphobacter paludis, a single window of DNA contains:
- a CDS encoding peroxidase-related enzyme, with translation MAHIQLPEGLPGIRGAMAFRPETAKPLNELVEILLHGPNSLTPGERELIATYVSTQNDCYYCQTIHGAIAAASLGDDEALVQKVKFDFQNASISDKLEALLVIAGQVQKGGKNVTSDAVADARTAGATDMEIHDTVLIAAAFCMYNRYVDGLGTAQPRDEAMYRERGKWIARDGYVSVSKEYLPADVSR, from the coding sequence ATGGCTCACATTCAATTGCCCGAAGGACTTCCTGGCATCCGGGGAGCAATGGCTTTCCGTCCCGAGACAGCCAAGCCTCTGAATGAACTGGTAGAGATTTTGCTACACGGACCAAACTCCCTGACGCCGGGTGAGCGAGAATTGATTGCGACATACGTCTCGACTCAAAATGACTGTTACTACTGCCAGACGATTCACGGAGCCATTGCTGCTGCCAGCCTGGGCGACGATGAAGCGTTAGTCCAGAAGGTAAAGTTCGATTTTCAAAATGCCTCGATCTCTGACAAGTTGGAGGCCCTGCTCGTGATCGCAGGACAGGTGCAGAAGGGTGGAAAAAATGTCACATCAGACGCCGTGGCAGATGCGCGAACGGCCGGTGCGACGGATATGGAAATCCACGACACGGTGCTGATTGCAGCAGCGTTCTGCATGTACAACCGTTATGTCGATGGACTGGGGACCGCGCAGCCGAGAGACGAGGCTATGTATCGTGAACGCGGCAAATGGATTGCTCGCGATGGCTACGTCAGCGTGAGTAAGGAATACCTTCCGGCGGACGTATCACGATAG
- a CDS encoding peroxidase-related enzyme → MPHISLPEGLPGISSCFAFRPETAKPMRELAHVLLHEPGTLSPAERELIATYVSSQNDCYFCQTSHGAAAAAHLGNNADTVAQVKHDFLQAAISDKLKALLVIAGQVQQGGKHVSSDSVQKARNLGATDLEIHDTVLIAAAFCMYNRYVDGLATWQPHDPAMYASMGTHLAEHGYITPSAKAEDKVGS, encoded by the coding sequence ATGCCGCACATCTCTCTACCCGAAGGATTACCTGGTATTAGTAGCTGCTTTGCCTTTCGTCCGGAGACGGCCAAGCCGATGCGCGAGCTGGCACATGTACTATTGCACGAACCAGGTACGTTGAGTCCGGCGGAGCGAGAGCTAATTGCAACGTATGTCTCCAGCCAGAACGATTGCTATTTCTGCCAGACCAGTCACGGGGCTGCAGCTGCTGCGCACCTGGGTAATAACGCAGACACCGTGGCTCAGGTGAAGCATGACTTTTTGCAGGCAGCTATCTCCGATAAGCTCAAAGCTCTTCTGGTCATTGCCGGTCAGGTGCAACAGGGAGGCAAGCACGTTTCTTCCGATAGCGTGCAGAAGGCGCGGAACCTTGGCGCCACAGATCTCGAGATCCACGACACGGTTCTAATTGCCGCAGCGTTCTGCATGTACAACCGCTATGTCGATGGGCTTGCGACGTGGCAGCCCCACGATCCGGCAATGTATGCCAGCATGGGAACGCATCTGGCAGAGCATGGCTACATCACCCCATCGGCGAAGGCGGAAGATAAAGTAGGCAGTTAG
- a CDS encoding sugar phosphate isomerase/epimerase family protein: MKLGVSGFAWTANFEERHLSLLPNIRAMGFAGLELPMFDPATLPATAIRRAFEANELECTFCSILPAGINPISPEHTVRQRSRDHLVRCIETAAEMGAHLLGGPLFAPIGYLPAHRPTEDEWCWAVELFQCVGELLETNDITLSIEPVNRSETFFLRTAAEAGKLCTAIANPRIGVTIDTFHANIEEKNIPTAIESLGAQLKHIHLSENDRGLLGSGHVDFPAILRSLQRIEYSGYLMIEGFGYLSSEPLAPGALWADPAVSPDMIAQRGISYLKAQIQHA, from the coding sequence ATGAAGTTAGGGGTAAGTGGATTCGCCTGGACCGCCAACTTCGAAGAGCGGCATTTGAGCCTTCTGCCCAACATCCGTGCGATGGGCTTCGCAGGCTTGGAGCTTCCCATGTTTGACCCTGCGACGCTCCCGGCTACTGCCATCCGCAGAGCCTTCGAGGCGAATGAACTGGAGTGCACCTTCTGCTCGATCCTCCCTGCCGGGATCAATCCCATCAGTCCAGAACACACCGTCCGTCAGCGCTCCCGAGATCATCTTGTTCGTTGCATTGAGACGGCAGCAGAGATGGGAGCGCATCTTCTCGGCGGTCCGCTCTTCGCGCCCATTGGCTATCTGCCCGCGCATCGGCCTACGGAGGACGAATGGTGCTGGGCGGTTGAGCTTTTCCAGTGTGTCGGAGAGCTGCTGGAAACAAACGACATCACTCTGTCCATCGAGCCAGTCAACCGCTCCGAGACGTTCTTCCTGCGTACGGCCGCTGAGGCCGGGAAGCTTTGCACCGCAATCGCAAACCCACGCATCGGGGTCACCATCGATACCTTCCACGCTAACATTGAGGAGAAGAATATTCCGACTGCCATCGAGTCTTTGGGAGCACAACTGAAGCATATTCATTTGAGCGAGAACGACCGCGGCCTCCTTGGCTCTGGACATGTAGATTTTCCGGCGATTCTGCGGTCACTCCAACGCATCGAGTACAGCGGATACCTGATGATCGAAGGCTTCGGCTATTTATCGTCCGAACCTTTGGCCCCCGGTGCGTTATGGGCGGATCCAGCCGTGTCCCCAGATATGATCGCTCAACGGGGAATCTCATATCTGAAGGCGCAGATCCAACACGCTTAA
- a CDS encoding glycoside hydrolase family 32 protein gives MKHSARLFPNRRQFLATAAAWALAPRVLLARSNPVAAKSAAEIANDPRRPQFHLLPAKNWMNDPNGPIFFNGKYHMFFQYNPHAAVWGDMSWYHSVSPDMLHWTHLPLALEPTAGGPDAFGCFSGSAIAVGKRVYFVYTGVVESTPDKATIRDGSDKLQESQCLAFSDDPNLIHWTKVAKPIVPLPPEGMAITGFRDPSAWRQDDAYYMTVGSGVARVGGCVLLYRSKDLNTWEYLHPLTSGIWNGKRTANPCEDGEMWECPEFFALDGMHVLIYSTLGKVFWQSGKLDVATMKFTPLKTGLLDLDAFYAPKTQLDAKGRRILWGWIPERRNDAAMLEAGWSGIMSLPRVMHVDPDGTLRLQMLPETVKLRAGTVPSEETRTGAVATLRKATGEVTCAGGGDKSFEVSFNANETEVMRVSYSPEKHSFLADGKEVALEPDDRPTLHAFVDGSVIELILGERIGYTKRFYYEGSTAPDVRVHATGMGEVTMNAWKIEPISNNRLT, from the coding sequence ATGAAGCACAGCGCTCGCCTCTTCCCAAACCGGCGTCAGTTTCTCGCGACAGCAGCGGCATGGGCTCTTGCTCCGCGTGTTCTGCTCGCGAGGTCCAATCCGGTTGCAGCGAAGTCTGCCGCCGAAATCGCGAACGACCCACGGCGTCCTCAGTTCCACCTTCTCCCGGCGAAGAACTGGATGAATGACCCGAACGGTCCCATCTTCTTCAATGGCAAGTACCACATGTTCTTTCAGTACAACCCTCATGCGGCGGTCTGGGGCGATATGAGCTGGTACCACTCCGTGAGCCCGGACATGCTGCACTGGACGCATCTGCCGCTCGCCCTTGAACCAACCGCAGGCGGCCCAGACGCCTTTGGCTGCTTCTCCGGCTCGGCTATCGCTGTGGGAAAACGTGTGTATTTCGTCTACACGGGCGTCGTCGAGAGCACACCTGACAAGGCTACGATACGCGACGGCTCAGACAAGCTGCAGGAGTCGCAGTGTCTCGCTTTCTCCGACGACCCGAACCTGATTCACTGGACCAAAGTCGCTAAGCCTATCGTGCCCCTGCCTCCCGAAGGCATGGCCATTACCGGCTTTCGCGATCCATCCGCGTGGAGACAAGATGACGCCTATTACATGACTGTGGGCTCCGGCGTGGCTCGCGTGGGTGGATGCGTGCTGCTGTATCGCTCGAAGGACCTGAACACCTGGGAGTATTTGCATCCATTGACCAGCGGTATATGGAATGGCAAGAGGACTGCGAATCCATGCGAAGACGGCGAGATGTGGGAGTGTCCGGAGTTCTTCGCGCTTGACGGCATGCATGTGCTCATCTACTCGACGTTGGGCAAGGTCTTCTGGCAGTCCGGAAAGCTCGACGTCGCTACGATGAAATTCACGCCGCTCAAGACCGGTCTGCTTGATCTTGATGCGTTCTATGCACCCAAGACCCAGCTCGACGCGAAGGGGCGCAGGATTCTATGGGGTTGGATCCCGGAGCGGCGCAACGATGCTGCCATGCTTGAGGCTGGCTGGTCGGGCATCATGAGTCTGCCGCGAGTGATGCATGTCGATCCCGACGGTACGTTGCGGCTCCAAATGCTGCCCGAGACCGTCAAGCTGCGCGCGGGTACGGTTCCATCCGAAGAGACGAGGACAGGCGCCGTCGCGACTCTGCGCAAGGCAACTGGAGAGGTGACGTGCGCCGGTGGTGGCGACAAGAGCTTCGAAGTCTCTTTCAACGCCAACGAGACTGAGGTGATGCGCGTGAGCTATTCGCCCGAGAAGCACAGCTTCCTCGCCGATGGCAAAGAGGTCGCGCTCGAACCAGACGATCGGCCAACGCTCCATGCTTTCGTCGATGGCTCGGTGATCGAACTGATACTCGGAGAGCGCATTGGCTACACGAAACGTTTCTACTACGAAGGCTCGACCGCCCCCGATGTGCGCGTACACGCCACAGGCATGGGCGAGGTCACGATGAATGCATGGAAGATCGAGCCGATCTCCAACAACCGCCTCACATAG
- a CDS encoding carboxypeptidase regulatory-like domain-containing protein, whose amino-acid sequence MSITHGKTLFPRTAVLFLLGIMALLVTRNMNAQNNYGSIVGTVTDSSGANVAGAKVSLKNIGTNQTQETTTGTGGTYSFLNLNPGAYTANVSQTGYKTWTQNDIVVTVGGTTRVDVALEVGDVTQTVTVEAASAPLQTDSASLGGVVGGRQVLESPLNGRNVNNLLDFVPGVVPGGGTSGNTMANGGSGNFQAGGQTQAIAYGNYQIGGGFSGQSLFFIDGVGSNVPENNVNSLVPTQDAVQEFRVQTNNVSAEFGGFSGGVIQISTKQGTNQIHGSAYEYFRNTVLDANDWFSNHQGLKRSPLHQNQYGANIGLPILKDRLFFFFSFERETLTSGAISTYTLPTAAQLGGDFSAAGLGNIYNPVTGVQYSCNGVLNVICPSQIDPTAAKILALESPLPNRPGLVNNFVATAPIEGAQNQYNARVDYSLGKADQLFARYTFWNPHNGNSDPLGTKVGSGPTGNTTTEAVVGDNHVFNQSTIADLRLSWLENYNFQTPLSNGFDQSTINANYGALQAQQVNNHQGLLPNINVPGYSLGVNLSQLYWLNTVYAISGSITKVTGRHTIKIGGIGRQILWTNFGNNQGVGFGATTAFTASPTLGGGNALASLLLGVPASTGITEVGTWRALLHSYGFYATDTWQATSKLTANLGVRWDQPGTYSEVNDLDTILNPTLATNLGSVTNPVTGSSMPIVGGLVYVNSPLYPSRREEAQHWKLFSPRIGMNYRADTSTVFRGGYGISFLPAEMTADSPGAAPINNASTGLSNTPGSAVNTTIANPFPHGILLPSGRTAAALAAVLGQGIGSRIPDQAYGYVQQWNVGTEHAFGSKTSATISYAGAKGTHLVLSQGYTGTGLNRNQLPDQYDSIGGSAGLGTGLFKPVSNPLFGKIPAGGQLGGATILEGYLLKPFPQYTGVNQTVPRYGSSTYEALQATFNRRFEHGGLVQVAYTWAKLLSNTENTSSFQDGQGGQGVVQDNYNLRAEKSVSMQDLTHNLVINYGVDLPFGRGQKYLSASNALVDAVVGGWRVNGITTFHSGLPLPFSTSGNSLSNYFGSGPIRPNVVAGCNKQIDGSAQSRVNSWFNKACFAVPADFTFGNESRVDDKLRSAGAANFDFSASKNFPIYEKVTGKFSIEAFNLFNRAQFGAPDTNLNDGGYGAVTHQANTPRVLQAALRLSF is encoded by the coding sequence ATGTCAATCACACACGGTAAAACCCTGTTCCCACGGACCGCCGTCTTGTTTCTGCTGGGTATCATGGCGCTCCTGGTTACCCGAAACATGAACGCGCAGAATAACTACGGCTCGATTGTTGGGACAGTGACTGATTCCTCCGGAGCGAACGTTGCGGGCGCGAAGGTTTCTCTCAAGAACATTGGGACGAACCAGACGCAGGAGACAACGACCGGAACGGGCGGTACGTACAGCTTTTTGAACTTGAACCCGGGAGCGTATACGGCGAACGTCTCGCAGACGGGCTACAAAACCTGGACGCAAAACGACATCGTCGTGACAGTCGGCGGAACCACCCGCGTCGATGTCGCGCTGGAGGTGGGCGACGTCACCCAGACGGTGACGGTCGAGGCTGCCTCGGCGCCGCTTCAAACCGACAGCGCATCGCTTGGCGGCGTGGTCGGCGGCCGTCAGGTGCTTGAGTCGCCGTTGAATGGTCGCAACGTTAATAACCTGCTCGACTTCGTTCCGGGTGTTGTGCCCGGCGGCGGGACCTCCGGCAACACGATGGCCAACGGTGGCAGCGGCAACTTTCAAGCCGGCGGACAAACGCAGGCCATCGCCTATGGCAACTATCAGATCGGCGGTGGCTTCAGCGGGCAAAGCCTCTTCTTCATCGATGGAGTGGGGTCCAACGTGCCAGAGAACAACGTCAATTCATTGGTTCCCACGCAGGATGCGGTGCAGGAGTTCCGCGTGCAAACCAACAACGTGAGCGCGGAGTTCGGCGGATTCTCGGGTGGCGTCATCCAGATCTCGACCAAGCAGGGAACCAATCAGATTCATGGTTCGGCGTATGAGTACTTCCGCAATACGGTGCTCGACGCGAACGACTGGTTCAGCAACCATCAGGGACTGAAGCGCTCACCGCTGCATCAGAACCAGTACGGCGCAAACATCGGACTGCCAATCCTCAAGGACAGGCTCTTCTTCTTCTTTTCCTTCGAGCGTGAGACGCTGACTTCGGGCGCAATCTCAACCTACACGTTGCCGACGGCAGCGCAGTTGGGCGGAGACTTCTCCGCGGCGGGCCTGGGCAACATCTACAACCCCGTAACCGGCGTGCAGTACTCGTGCAACGGTGTGCTCAACGTGATCTGCCCCAGCCAGATCGATCCGACTGCGGCTAAGATCCTGGCGCTTGAGTCGCCTCTGCCTAACCGTCCGGGACTGGTGAATAACTTCGTCGCCACCGCACCGATCGAAGGCGCACAGAATCAGTACAACGCACGCGTGGATTACAGCCTTGGCAAAGCGGATCAGCTGTTCGCTCGTTACACCTTCTGGAATCCGCACAACGGCAACAGTGATCCGCTTGGCACCAAGGTTGGCTCCGGCCCCACGGGCAACACGACGACCGAGGCTGTTGTCGGCGACAACCACGTCTTCAACCAGTCAACTATCGCCGACCTCCGGCTCTCGTGGCTCGAGAACTACAACTTCCAGACGCCTCTTTCGAACGGCTTCGACCAGAGCACGATCAATGCTAATTACGGCGCGCTCCAGGCTCAGCAGGTCAACAACCATCAGGGTCTTCTGCCGAACATCAACGTGCCCGGATACAGCCTTGGCGTCAATCTCTCGCAGCTCTACTGGCTCAACACGGTCTACGCGATTAGCGGCAGCATCACGAAGGTGACTGGACGGCACACCATCAAGATCGGCGGCATCGGCCGTCAGATTCTGTGGACGAACTTCGGAAACAACCAGGGTGTAGGGTTCGGCGCGACGACCGCCTTCACCGCAAGCCCTACGCTTGGCGGCGGTAACGCACTCGCGTCCTTATTGCTCGGCGTACCGGCCAGCACGGGCATCACCGAGGTGGGCACATGGCGTGCGCTGCTGCACTCCTACGGCTTCTACGCGACCGATACCTGGCAGGCGACAAGTAAGCTGACGGCCAATCTTGGCGTCCGCTGGGATCAGCCCGGCACTTACTCGGAGGTCAATGACTTAGACACGATCCTGAATCCTACACTCGCCACGAATCTCGGCAGCGTAACCAACCCGGTGACGGGCAGCAGCATGCCCATCGTGGGTGGTCTGGTCTACGTCAACAGTCCGCTCTATCCTTCCCGGCGGGAGGAGGCGCAGCATTGGAAGCTCTTCTCGCCTCGTATCGGCATGAACTACCGCGCCGACACCAGCACCGTGTTCCGCGGCGGTTACGGTATCTCGTTCCTGCCTGCGGAGATGACCGCCGACTCGCCCGGTGCGGCACCGATCAACAACGCCAGCACCGGACTCTCGAACACGCCTGGGAGCGCTGTCAACACGACCATAGCCAACCCCTTTCCACATGGCATTCTTCTTCCATCAGGCCGTACGGCGGCGGCTCTCGCTGCTGTGCTGGGGCAGGGAATCGGTTCTCGTATCCCCGACCAGGCCTATGGCTATGTGCAGCAGTGGAACGTGGGCACGGAGCACGCCTTCGGCAGCAAGACCTCGGCGACGATCTCCTACGCCGGAGCCAAGGGTACGCACCTCGTGCTCTCGCAGGGCTACACCGGCACAGGCCTGAACCGCAATCAACTTCCCGATCAGTACGACTCGATCGGCGGCTCCGCCGGACTTGGCACTGGTCTCTTCAAGCCGGTCAGCAATCCGCTTTTCGGAAAGATTCCCGCAGGCGGGCAGCTTGGTGGGGCGACCATCCTCGAGGGCTATCTACTGAAGCCGTTCCCGCAGTACACCGGTGTCAACCAGACCGTGCCTCGCTATGGCAGCTCAACCTACGAGGCCTTGCAAGCGACCTTCAACCGGCGCTTCGAGCATGGTGGTCTCGTGCAGGTCGCCTACACGTGGGCCAAGCTGCTGAGCAATACCGAGAACACCAGCAGCTTCCAGGATGGACAGGGCGGACAAGGCGTCGTGCAGGATAACTACAACCTGCGTGCGGAGAAGTCGGTCAGCATGCAGGACCTGACGCATAATCTTGTCATCAACTATGGTGTCGATCTGCCCTTCGGTCGCGGGCAGAAGTACCTTAGCGCAAGCAACGCACTCGTAGATGCAGTCGTCGGTGGATGGCGCGTGAACGGCATCACCACCTTCCACAGCGGTCTACCGTTGCCCTTCTCTACCTCGGGCAACTCGCTCAGCAACTACTTCGGTTCGGGGCCCATTCGTCCAAATGTCGTCGCCGGCTGCAACAAGCAGATTGACGGATCGGCGCAAAGCCGCGTGAACAGCTGGTTCAACAAGGCCTGCTTCGCGGTTCCCGCCGACTTCACCTTCGGTAATGAGAGCCGCGTGGACGACAAGCTGCGTTCTGCGGGTGCGGCGAACTTCGACTTCTCCGCCAGTAAGAACTTCCCGATCTACGAAAAGGTCACGGGCAAGTTCAGCATCGAGGCCTTCAACCTCTTCAACCGTGCGCAGTTCGGCGCACCGGACACGAACCTGAACGATGGTGGGTATGGCGCTGTAACCCACCAGGCCAACACGCCGAGGGTTCTGCAGGCAGCACTCCGTCTATCGTTCTAG
- a CDS encoding GntR family transcriptional regulator translates to MESEAEEISGEAKRPQPKYLQIIEGLRQNIEAGRYRNGARLPSEAELMRRFGVSRMTVVKAMQHLQQEGLLVRRAGSGTYASEGGSNQKPVFGLIIPDLGRTEIFEPICQGMSASPNASGHSLSWGHSAAGESKEDEAEHLCEHYIEQRVTGVFFAPVEFGPRRDQVNRRVLKALRSARIPVVLLDRCVLDYPARSEYDIVGLDNRRAGYVMTDHLIRQGAKRVGFFAVEGSAETVDDRIVGYREALHASGMPVDPEMVLRAEPTDAAMLSSRIAEKKIDALLCANDLTAAHVMRTLLGLGMRIPNDIRIAGIDDVRYAELLPVPLTTLHQPCRDIGATAIATMLDRISNPHLPARSVLLNGSLVVRQSCGANRQG, encoded by the coding sequence ATGGAAAGCGAAGCCGAGGAGATTTCAGGTGAGGCGAAACGCCCGCAGCCCAAATATCTTCAGATTATTGAGGGCTTGCGCCAGAACATTGAGGCGGGGCGCTATCGGAACGGCGCACGCCTGCCGAGCGAGGCCGAGTTGATGCGGCGATTCGGCGTCAGCAGGATGACGGTGGTCAAGGCCATGCAACACCTGCAGCAGGAGGGTCTTTTGGTGCGGCGGGCCGGCTCCGGTACCTACGCCTCGGAAGGGGGTTCGAACCAGAAGCCCGTGTTTGGGTTGATCATTCCAGATCTTGGCCGGACAGAGATCTTCGAGCCGATCTGCCAAGGTATGTCGGCCTCTCCGAACGCCTCAGGCCACTCTCTTTCCTGGGGGCACTCGGCGGCCGGAGAGAGCAAGGAAGACGAGGCCGAACACCTTTGCGAACATTACATCGAACAGCGCGTCACCGGCGTCTTCTTCGCTCCCGTGGAGTTCGGCCCTCGCCGCGATCAGGTGAACCGCCGCGTGTTAAAAGCACTGCGAAGTGCACGTATCCCCGTGGTCTTGCTGGATCGCTGCGTTCTGGACTATCCGGCGCGGAGCGAGTACGACATCGTGGGCCTGGACAATCGGCGTGCCGGCTACGTGATGACGGATCACCTGATCCGGCAGGGGGCAAAACGCGTTGGATTTTTTGCTGTGGAAGGTTCGGCTGAGACGGTCGACGACCGTATCGTGGGTTATCGAGAGGCTTTGCATGCATCGGGCATGCCCGTGGATCCGGAGATGGTCCTGCGTGCCGAACCAACGGATGCCGCTATGCTGTCAAGCCGGATCGCCGAGAAGAAGATCGATGCTCTGCTCTGTGCCAACGACCTGACAGCGGCTCACGTGATGCGAACGCTGCTTGGTCTGGGGATGCGCATCCCCAACGATATCCGGATCGCTGGAATCGATGATGTGCGCTACGCCGAGCTTTTGCCCGTTCCACTCACGACTCTTCACCAGCCCTGTCGAGACATTGGCGCGACCGCCATCGCTACCATGCTTGACCGGATCAGTAACCCCCACCTGCCAGCGCGATCGGTGCTCTTAAATGGGAGTCTCGTCGTGCGTCAGTCCTGTGGCGCTAACAGGCAAGGTTAA
- a CDS encoding carbohydrate kinase, with the protein MVSCVIGEVLWDVFPDGERFGGAALNFCANLERLGDHATLSSAVGDDPHGQMALEQMRALGIGTQGIHTVKNLPTGLARVSMNDQGEPSFSIPRPAAFDEVSVDAAMMSTLQASAVDWIYFGTLLQTNAAVEQITVNLKEQLHPARCFYDINLRTGHWNLALVQRLSRLASIIKLNEVEAETLFSLTSSKQETFSLERFCDRWASSYRVDVICVTLGPAGCMVYDRGKYHRVPGYNVTVCDTVGSGDAFAAAFLHGYNRGWQIPQAAQFANALGALVASRAGANPSWTTGEIRAMLGDQWRG; encoded by the coding sequence ATGGTGAGTTGTGTGATCGGCGAGGTACTTTGGGATGTCTTTCCCGACGGAGAGCGCTTCGGTGGAGCGGCCCTCAACTTTTGCGCCAACTTGGAACGCCTCGGCGACCACGCTACCCTCTCTAGCGCGGTAGGCGACGATCCTCATGGACAGATGGCGCTCGAGCAGATGCGAGCTCTCGGCATCGGCACACAGGGTATCCACACCGTCAAAAACTTGCCCACAGGCCTTGCCCGCGTCTCCATGAACGATCAAGGTGAGCCCTCCTTCTCCATCCCCCGGCCCGCCGCCTTCGATGAGGTCTCGGTCGATGCCGCGATGATGTCAACATTGCAGGCTAGTGCCGTCGATTGGATCTACTTCGGCACCCTGCTTCAGACGAATGCGGCCGTTGAGCAGATCACAGTCAACCTGAAGGAACAATTGCATCCGGCACGCTGCTTCTACGACATCAATCTGCGCACTGGTCACTGGAATCTCGCACTGGTGCAACGACTATCGCGCCTGGCGTCCATCATAAAGTTGAATGAAGTGGAAGCCGAAACCCTCTTCTCCCTGACCAGTTCGAAGCAAGAAACCTTCTCTTTGGAACGCTTTTGCGATCGGTGGGCGTCGTCTTACAGAGTCGACGTCATCTGCGTAACACTCGGACCCGCAGGGTGCATGGTCTATGACCGCGGCAAGTACCACCGCGTTCCCGGGTACAACGTCACCGTTTGCGATACCGTTGGTTCCGGAGACGCCTTTGCCGCAGCGTTCCTTCATGGATACAACCGCGGATGGCAGATCCCACAAGCTGCGCAGTTCGCGAACGCGCTTGGAGCTCTCGTGGCAAGCCGTGCTGGCGCAAACCCCTCCTGGACGACAGGAGAAATCAGGGCGATGCTCGGAGACCAATGGCGCGGATGA
- the hppD gene encoding 4-hydroxyphenylpyruvate dioxygenase encodes MRASTQPASAPSSSDAAGTALPSADFLPLKGTDHVEFYVGNARQAAYFYRAAFGMSLVAYAGPETGQRDRASYVVQQGKIRFVLTTPLRSGDAVADHVHRHGDAVRVIALWVDDARSAWLETTHRGASSVAAPEIFSDEHGQVVLSSIRTYGDTIHTFVDRGAYSGPFLPGFRAVENDPVARPVGLLHIDHMVGNVGWNEMDKWVNFYSNVMGFSLYQHFDDKDISTEYSALMSKVMANGNGYVKFPINEPAKGKRKSQIEEYLEFYPGPGVQHIALATKDILHSVRKLHEQGVEFLHVPHTYYTDLQERVGKIDEPIDELEKLGILVDRDEEGYMLQIFTRPVEDRPTVFFEIIQRKGSRSFGKGNFKALFEAIEREQQARGNL; translated from the coding sequence ATGAGGGCCTCCACCCAACCCGCCTCCGCTCCATCTTCGAGCGATGCCGCCGGCACAGCCCTTCCCAGCGCAGACTTTCTACCGCTCAAGGGGACCGATCACGTCGAGTTCTACGTAGGCAATGCCCGTCAGGCTGCATACTTTTACCGAGCTGCCTTCGGCATGTCTCTGGTGGCCTATGCGGGCCCCGAGACGGGCCAACGAGACCGCGCCTCGTATGTGGTGCAGCAGGGCAAAATTCGCTTTGTGCTGACGACCCCTCTGCGCAGCGGGGACGCGGTTGCCGACCACGTTCATCGGCACGGAGATGCAGTCCGGGTGATTGCTCTCTGGGTGGACGATGCCCGCAGTGCCTGGCTGGAGACCACCCACCGCGGCGCCAGTAGCGTGGCCGCACCCGAGATCTTTTCAGACGAGCATGGTCAGGTCGTCCTCTCCAGTATTCGCACCTATGGCGATACGATTCACACCTTCGTTGACCGCGGCGCCTACTCCGGGCCGTTTCTTCCCGGGTTCCGCGCCGTCGAGAACGATCCCGTCGCCCGGCCGGTCGGCCTCCTCCACATCGACCACATGGTGGGCAATGTGGGCTGGAACGAGATGGACAAATGGGTGAACTTCTATAGCAACGTGATGGGATTTTCGCTCTACCAGCACTTCGACGACAAAGACATCTCCACCGAGTATTCGGCACTCATGTCCAAGGTCATGGCCAATGGCAATGGATACGTCAAGTTCCCCATCAATGAGCCAGCCAAAGGGAAACGGAAATCGCAGATCGAGGAGTACCTGGAGTTTTATCCCGGCCCCGGGGTACAGCACATTGCCCTCGCCACCAAGGACATCCTGCACAGCGTCCGTAAGCTGCACGAGCAGGGTGTTGAGTTCCTGCATGTACCTCATACTTACTACACCGATCTTCAGGAACGGGTGGGCAAGATCGATGAGCCGATCGACGAACTGGAAAAGCTCGGCATTCTGGTGGACCGCGACGAAGAGGGATACATGCTGCAAATCTTCACCCGCCCAGTCGAAGACCGCCCAACCGTATTCTTTGAAATCATTCAACGCAAAGGAAGCCGCAGCTTCGGCAAGGGCAACTTCAAGGCGCTCTTTGAGGCCATCGAACGGGAGCAGCAGGCACGCGGCAATCTGTAG